The following are from one region of the Cloacibacterium sp. TD35 genome:
- a CDS encoding T9SS type A sorting domain-containing protein, with protein MIGYSLVAQSQTCTPTNQLMFYQDFETNQPTLPESSNVGLSHHITAGQVFGTKAMAIHNSTTALSGTYGPVNASFATDVKVSINFLPILVGYNGNKNFVSLGDDYLSVLVSLNNGQTWSREIVMYSNEEELKYDFSSIVSQSLTYKGTGLYDLIALTSNNKVNKVELLFPNGTDLSKLAIRVEGLINKKKNDPDKHWVFDNIFIEGKFVETKTWNGSTWVALSNPKKTLPPTSTEKVVIDANYTTQNNGSFTACECTINSGKTLTINPDTYVSVYNDITNNGIVNVLDDANLIQVNDNGKFTGNPIKVNRSTKLKKNEYNYWGSPVSNQNLLSFSPSTSTSGFYTYNESTDLFARVTPGSNSFASAKGYAILAPSNYTTSSNTVFNGTFTGTPNNGIQTIQISKNKNGNNLVGNPYPSNISFRKLYEANSSIIEPIAYIWTNTNPNPTKMQGSNYSGANYAIVNLSGGIPALNSTDKPTETISVGQGFIIKKSNPGTSNLVFNNNMRISTKSKFSNARLPLLDQPKVWLKLTTPAQNFNTTLIGYIQGATDDIDNGYDTKPMYKTSDMFYSVVNSETLVIQGKSNNFSIDDKVQLGAVYYEPGNYEISIAQVEGIFNGAQDIYLKDNQLNKTVNLSQGPYHFQAETGVDNTRFEIVYKTDSTLGVDNFSKTKETVVYKSAENIIVENNSNKITSVQVFDATGKLVASAKPNSNQFSIENSKFQKGLVIFKISLNDKIETKKFLVK; from the coding sequence ATGATAGGGTACTCTCTGGTGGCGCAGTCACAAACTTGTACACCTACCAATCAACTCATGTTTTATCAAGACTTTGAGACAAATCAACCCACTTTACCAGAATCATCTAATGTGGGCTTATCGCACCACATTACTGCAGGTCAGGTTTTCGGAACAAAAGCAATGGCAATTCACAATTCAACAACTGCTCTATCAGGAACATATGGCCCTGTGAATGCTTCTTTTGCTACCGATGTAAAAGTATCAATTAACTTTTTACCAATTCTAGTGGGATACAATGGAAACAAAAATTTTGTCTCATTAGGTGACGATTATCTTAGTGTTTTGGTTTCACTAAACAATGGTCAGACTTGGAGCAGAGAAATCGTAATGTATAGTAATGAAGAAGAATTAAAATATGATTTCAGTTCGATTGTTTCACAATCTTTAACCTATAAAGGAACTGGCCTTTATGACTTAATAGCTTTAACAAGCAACAATAAAGTAAATAAAGTTGAACTTTTATTTCCTAATGGCACAGATTTATCAAAACTTGCTATAAGAGTTGAGGGTTTAATTAACAAAAAGAAAAATGACCCAGACAAACACTGGGTTTTTGATAATATCTTCATTGAAGGAAAATTCGTAGAAACTAAAACTTGGAACGGAAGCACTTGGGTAGCTTTATCTAATCCTAAGAAAACACTTCCTCCAACCAGTACAGAAAAAGTTGTAATAGACGCAAACTACACCACTCAAAACAATGGTAGTTTTACCGCATGTGAATGTACAATTAATTCTGGCAAAACATTAACTATTAATCCAGACACTTATGTTTCTGTTTATAACGACATTACAAACAATGGAATTGTAAATGTTTTGGATGACGCGAATCTCATTCAGGTTAATGACAATGGTAAGTTTACAGGAAACCCTATAAAGGTTAATAGATCAACTAAGCTTAAAAAGAACGAATACAACTATTGGGGCTCACCAGTAAGCAACCAGAATTTATTAAGCTTTTCACCTAGCACTTCTACAAGTGGATTTTACACATATAATGAATCTACAGATCTTTTTGCTAGGGTAACTCCTGGATCAAATAGTTTTGCATCAGCAAAGGGTTACGCTATATTAGCTCCAAGCAATTATACAACGAGTTCTAATACTGTATTTAATGGAACTTTTACAGGAACTCCTAATAACGGAATTCAAACAATACAAATTTCTAAAAACAAGAATGGGAATAATCTAGTTGGAAACCCATACCCATCAAACATCAGTTTCAGAAAACTATACGAAGCCAATAGCTCTATTATTGAGCCTATAGCATATATATGGACCAACACCAACCCTAACCCTACTAAAATGCAAGGGTCTAATTACAGTGGAGCAAATTATGCAATTGTAAATCTATCTGGAGGGATTCCTGCACTTAATTCAACAGACAAACCAACTGAGACTATTTCTGTAGGGCAAGGATTTATTATTAAAAAGTCAAATCCAGGAACTTCAAACTTGGTATTCAATAATAATATGAGAATTTCTACAAAAAGTAAATTCTCAAATGCAAGATTACCTCTTCTAGATCAACCTAAAGTTTGGCTTAAACTTACTACACCTGCACAAAACTTTAACACCACACTTATTGGATATATACAAGGAGCTACTGACGATATTGATAACGGGTATGACACTAAGCCAATGTACAAAACGTCTGACATGTTTTACTCAGTTGTAAACAGTGAAACACTTGTTATTCAAGGAAAAAGCAATAATTTCAGCATTGATGACAAAGTTCAACTGGGTGCAGTGTACTACGAACCTGGAAACTACGAAATATCAATTGCTCAAGTAGAAGGAATTTTTAATGGTGCACAAGATATATATTTAAAAGACAATCAGCTCAACAAGACTGTAAACCTTTCTCAAGGACCATATCACTTCCAAGCAGAAACAGGAGTTGACAACACTCGCTTCGAAATCGTTTACAAAACAGATTCTACTCTTGGAGTAGATAACTTTTCTAAAACTAAAGAAACTGTAGTTTACAAAAGCGCTGAAAACATTATTGTAGAAAATAATTCAAACAAGATTACTTCGGTTCAAGTTTTTGATGCTACAGGGAAATTAGTTGCTTCAGCTAAACCAAATAGCAATCAATTCAGCATTGAAAATTCTAAATTCCAAAAAGGATTAGTAATCTTCAAGATAAGTCTCAATGACAAAATAGAAACTAAAAAATTCTTAGTAAAATAA
- a CDS encoding CTP synthase, producing the protein MSKKNTKYIFVTGGVTSSLGKGIVSASLGLLLKSRGFIVTIQKLDPYINIDPGTLNPYEHGECYVTEDGAETDLDLGHYERFLDSATSQNNNVTTGKIYQTVIEKERKGDFLGKTVQVIPHITNEIKRRIKILAKENYDIIITEIGGTVGDIESLPYIESVRQLRWELGENNSMVIHLTLLPYLAASGELKTKPSQHSVRQLMESGIQADVLVCRTEHKITKEIKAKLAQFCNVPAENVIESIDVETIYQVPLELQKQKFDEVVLKELALPVNQESDLKDWKNFLKKYKNPKKKVEIALVGKYVSLQDSYKSIAEAFIHAGASQDTEVKLRWVYSGDLTEENLAESFKGIDGMLIAPGFGDRGIEGKILAAKFARENKIPLLGICLGMQIMTIEFARNVLGLKDANSAEFDLTTKNPVISLMDEQKNIVDKGGTMRLGAWKCQLKPHTKLIDIYGNKNITERHRHRYEFNSDYLEAFEKNGLYASGINPDTKLVETLELKDHPFYIGVQYHPEYKSTVATPHPLFIALVKAATEK; encoded by the coding sequence ATGAGTAAAAAGAATACTAAATACATCTTTGTGACAGGAGGTGTAACTTCGTCTTTGGGAAAAGGCATTGTTTCGGCTTCTCTTGGCCTGCTTTTAAAATCCCGAGGATTTATTGTAACCATCCAAAAGCTTGACCCTTACATTAATATAGACCCAGGAACGCTTAATCCTTATGAGCATGGAGAATGTTATGTAACTGAAGATGGCGCAGAAACTGACCTAGATTTGGGTCACTACGAAAGATTTCTAGATTCTGCCACTTCTCAGAATAATAACGTTACTACAGGAAAAATCTATCAAACCGTAATAGAAAAAGAAAGAAAAGGAGATTTTCTAGGCAAAACCGTTCAGGTAATCCCGCATATTACTAATGAAATTAAACGCAGAATAAAAATTCTTGCCAAAGAAAATTACGACATCATCATTACAGAAATTGGCGGAACAGTGGGCGATATAGAATCACTGCCTTATATAGAAAGTGTTCGCCAATTAAGATGGGAGCTCGGCGAAAATAATTCTATGGTAATTCATCTTACCTTGCTTCCTTATCTTGCAGCAAGTGGCGAATTGAAAACCAAACCTTCTCAGCATTCTGTAAGACAATTGATGGAAAGTGGTATTCAAGCAGATGTTTTGGTGTGCAGAACAGAGCATAAAATTACCAAAGAAATTAAAGCTAAGTTAGCGCAATTCTGTAATGTTCCTGCAGAAAATGTAATCGAAAGTATAGATGTAGAAACGATTTATCAAGTTCCGCTAGAATTACAAAAACAAAAATTTGATGAGGTAGTTCTTAAAGAATTGGCGTTGCCAGTGAATCAAGAATCTGATTTAAAAGATTGGAAAAACTTCCTCAAAAAATATAAAAATCCTAAGAAAAAAGTAGAAATTGCTTTAGTTGGAAAATATGTTTCGCTTCAAGATTCTTACAAGTCTATTGCCGAAGCCTTTATTCATGCAGGAGCTTCGCAAGATACTGAAGTGAAACTGAGATGGGTTTACAGTGGTGATTTAACCGAAGAAAATTTAGCGGAAAGTTTCAAAGGAATTGATGGGATGCTTATCGCTCCAGGTTTTGGTGATAGAGGAATTGAAGGGAAAATTCTTGCTGCAAAATTTGCTAGAGAAAATAAAATTCCGCTTTTGGGCATTTGTTTAGGAATGCAGATTATGACCATCGAATTTGCGAGAAATGTTTTGGGATTAAAAGATGCCAATTCTGCAGAATTTGATTTAACGACTAAAAATCCAGTCATTTCTTTGATGGATGAGCAAAAAAATATTGTAGATAAAGGCGGAACGATGAGGCTGGGCGCTTGGAAGTGTCAATTAAAACCTCATACTAAATTAATAGACATCTACGGAAACAAAAATATTACCGAAAGACACCGTCATCGCTACGAGTTTAACTCAGATTACTTAGAGGCTTTTGAGAAAAATGGTTTGTATGCTTCGGGAATTAATCCAGATACTAAATTAGTAGAAACGCTAGAATTGAAGGATCATCCTTTTTATATAGGCGTTCAGTATCATCCAGAATATAAAAGTACTGTAGCGACGCCACATCCGCTATTTATAGCTTTGGTAAAAGCAGCTACAGAAAAATAA
- a CDS encoding acyl carrier protein phosphodiesterase, which translates to MNFLAHTYLSFTDEQIVGNLIGDFIKNKSRDHLSEGIQQGITLHRAIDAFTDVHPKVLEAKTVFQPIVRLYSGAFVDVVFDYFLANDKNVKSDKEWRDFTAHVYQVLNKHEAILPENFRKVLPRMEKDNWLYNYRFDWGMEYSINNVLNKAKYLDNSIPVYGFFQHHKEFLRSCYEEFFPDLQQFCISLNDNFKTSDTDIDPDSLV; encoded by the coding sequence ATGAATTTCCTTGCACATACTTACCTTTCTTTTACCGACGAGCAAATCGTGGGGAATTTGATTGGTGATTTCATTAAAAATAAAAGTCGAGATCACTTATCAGAAGGGATTCAGCAAGGAATTACGTTGCATAGAGCTATTGATGCTTTTACAGATGTTCACCCAAAAGTTTTAGAAGCAAAAACTGTTTTCCAACCAATTGTGAGGTTGTATTCTGGTGCTTTTGTAGATGTGGTTTTTGATTATTTTTTAGCCAATGATAAAAATGTAAAATCTGACAAAGAATGGCGTGATTTTACCGCTCATGTTTATCAAGTTCTCAATAAGCACGAAGCTATCTTACCTGAAAATTTCAGAAAAGTCCTTCCTAGAATGGAAAAAGACAATTGGCTCTATAATTATCGTTTTGATTGGGGAATGGAATACAGCATTAATAATGTATTGAATAAAGCAAAATATCTGGACAATTCTATTCCTGTGTATGGTTTTTTCCAGCATCACAAAGAGTTTTTGCGCTCTTGCTACGAAGAATTTTTTCCAGACTTACAACAGTTCTGTATTTCCCTGAATGATAATTTTAAAACATCTGATACAGATATCGATCCGGATAGTTTAGTTTAG
- the radA gene encoding DNA repair protein RadA, producing MAKIKTAYYCQKCGTQYPQWHGQCKNCGEWNTLVEEIVEKKSSHYDILGSGKQKIINITEVETGTEIRLKTVSEELNRVLGGGIVLGSVILIGGEPGIGKSTLLLQLALKMKKKILYVSGEESASQIKMRADRITDIQNPNCFLYTETSIEKILMEAKNLQPDLMIVDSIQTLQSQLLESAAGTVSQIRECSGELIKFAKEKNIPVILVGHITKDGQIAGPKVLEHMVDVVLNFDGDRNHLFRLLRAQKNRFGSTQEIGIYEMVTQGLKEIKNPSEILITKKFEELSGNAVAVTIEGNRPMLLEIQALVSTAVYGTPQRSCTGFDSKRLNMLLAVLEKRAGFMLGAKDVFLNITGGIKTDDPALDLAVIAAVLSSNDDLSISEKYCFAGEIGLSGEIRPIPQIEQRISEAEKLGYEKIFVSNLNKIPKRKFGIRIEEVSKIEEFHEKLF from the coding sequence GTGGCAAAAATAAAAACTGCATACTATTGTCAGAAATGTGGAACGCAATATCCGCAATGGCACGGACAATGCAAAAACTGTGGAGAATGGAATACCCTAGTAGAAGAAATCGTAGAAAAAAAATCTTCTCATTATGACATTCTAGGAAGCGGGAAACAAAAAATCATTAACATTACCGAAGTAGAAACAGGAACAGAAATTCGTCTGAAAACCGTTTCAGAGGAACTAAACCGTGTTTTAGGAGGCGGAATTGTTCTAGGCTCTGTTATCCTCATCGGTGGCGAACCTGGAATTGGTAAATCTACGCTCCTACTCCAGCTTGCCTTGAAAATGAAGAAGAAAATTCTGTATGTTTCTGGTGAAGAAAGTGCTTCGCAAATTAAAATGCGTGCCGACAGAATTACTGACATTCAAAACCCAAACTGTTTCCTCTATACCGAAACTTCTATCGAAAAAATCTTGATGGAAGCCAAAAATCTACAGCCAGATTTGATGATTGTAGACTCTATTCAAACTCTACAATCACAATTGCTCGAAAGTGCTGCAGGAACCGTTTCACAGATTAGAGAATGTTCTGGAGAATTGATAAAATTTGCCAAAGAAAAAAACATTCCTGTTATTTTGGTTGGTCACATTACCAAAGACGGACAAATTGCCGGGCCAAAAGTTTTGGAACACATGGTAGATGTAGTTCTTAATTTTGACGGAGACAGAAATCACCTTTTTAGATTGCTAAGAGCTCAGAAAAACCGTTTTGGCTCTACTCAAGAAATAGGTATTTATGAAATGGTGACTCAAGGTTTAAAAGAAATTAAAAATCCATCGGAAATCTTAATCACCAAAAAATTTGAAGAACTTTCTGGGAATGCAGTTGCCGTCACTATAGAAGGAAACAGACCCATGCTTTTAGAAATTCAGGCTTTGGTTTCTACTGCCGTTTACGGAACTCCGCAACGCAGTTGTACTGGTTTTGATAGCAAAAGACTGAACATGCTTCTTGCTGTTTTAGAAAAACGTGCTGGTTTTATGTTGGGCGCAAAAGACGTCTTCCTCAATATTACCGGTGGAATAAAAACTGATGATCCAGCCCTTGACTTGGCGGTAATTGCAGCAGTATTAAGCAGTAACGATGATTTATCCATTTCAGAAAAATATTGTTTTGCTGGTGAAATAGGTTTGAGTGGAGAAATTAGACCCATTCCTCAAATTGAACAAAGAATTTCTGAAGCAGAAAAACTAGGCTACGAAAAGATTTTTGTATCAAATCTCAACAAAATTCCTAAAAGAAAATTCGGAATTAGAATAGAAGAAGTAAGTAAAATAGAAGAGTTCCACGAAAAACTTTTTTAA
- a CDS encoding HupE/UreJ family protein, with amino-acid sequence MQDFLFYLQLGWEHIISKDALDHQLFILALIAIFSFRDWKKVLILVTAFTIGHSLTLVLSALDVFRFPSDWVEFLIPCTIVFTALDNIIFSKNEKKLIQLNYYLALLFGLIHGMGFANSVRMMLASEQDITLPLFGFNVGLELGQIVVVAIALFIHYIFSEILKLSNKIWIYIISVPIFIFALKMALERVP; translated from the coding sequence ATGCAAGATTTTTTATTTTATCTACAACTAGGTTGGGAACACATCATTTCAAAAGACGCTCTAGATCATCAATTATTCATTTTGGCGCTCATTGCTATTTTCAGTTTTAGAGATTGGAAAAAAGTTTTAATTCTAGTAACTGCATTTACGATTGGGCACTCTTTAACATTGGTTTTAAGCGCATTAGACGTGTTCAGATTTCCTTCTGATTGGGTAGAATTTTTAATTCCTTGCACTATAGTTTTCACGGCTTTAGACAACATTATTTTTTCAAAAAATGAGAAAAAACTAATACAACTTAATTATTATTTAGCATTATTATTCGGTTTAATTCACGGAATGGGTTTTGCCAATTCTGTAAGAATGATGCTCGCAAGTGAACAAGACATTACTTTACCCTTGTTTGGATTTAATGTTGGACTTGAATTAGGGCAAATTGTAGTCGTAGCCATCGCACTATTCATACATTATATTTTCTCAGAGATTTTAAAGCTTTCTAATAAAATTTGGATTTACATTATATCTGTTCCCATCTTCATTTTCGCTCTAAAAATGGCATTAGAAAGGGTTCCATAA
- a CDS encoding T9SS type A sorting domain-containing protein, with product MKTNFYSLILLVLIKICYSQNLGDYRTIASGNWEDTSNWQIFTASGWTATNQFPGQTNGNYTVNINDTHTITVGNYTNGNNSGPTLTKSYNIGNLNILGQLTLNINLELNNTSHLTLDAGTVLWNQNNVYLKLKQNAEVKIINTGNNTCTSSNGINGFGFIGGNCSNQTSLIIGSITYTNCAGSGNSIAGTFCDVNQAGGTMDATPVASSTSICYNANINNSVTLTANSNSNISEPKTYTWYLDSFPSNFSGFSSQNSQTLTINNLIPGTYTFRLKISITKSGITYSAEGQVTITVYQPITPGKLNDINYCSKYSSIKTLTLSEYYGNIIKWQTSTDKNFLNNVNDISNNTNTLTIDNITDQEQYYRAVLTNGSCSGYSAVATVKNTFTTYNGNWSNGLPDLTKKAIFFNSYTLASDLNACSIEIKNNAEITIPTGKNLTIDGEIELNSGNIIVETDANLIQINEYSKNLGNILVKRKATLKRLDYNNWSAPVSGQNLRNFSSNTLENRFYVHNESNGYYDGIFVKNLYPNNSVSLTPLEDKNTYIFEKGKGYVIRSPNNYTTNFTTFDWTFTGNPNNGIIEVPIHKDNQGLNLIGNPYPSNISFEAFYQENSNLIEPIAYFWTNTNPNPTMMQGASYDGSNYAIRNLTDGVPAYNQDISERPTDAITIGQGFIIRKTNLGNSNLTFNNRMRTPNKGRFFNARTMNVESHKYWLKLITPAKNFNTILIGYVKGATNGIDKGYDTEGIQKSSDMFYSVLEDKKLLIQGLSNTFSTNDKIQLGGIFYEPGNYEISLAQVEGVFKNNQKIYLKDKQTNTVANLSESSYKFYSKSGEINDRFEIVYKTDGTLSSVDINSNRNTLIYEQLEDIIIENKAEKIISYQVFDASGKLLYSTKLNQNKAAINKNRFQKGVVFFSVKLNDKTFTKSFLIK from the coding sequence ATGAAAACAAATTTCTACTCTTTAATACTTCTGGTATTAATTAAAATCTGCTATTCACAGAATTTAGGCGACTACAGAACTATTGCCTCTGGAAATTGGGAAGACACATCTAATTGGCAAATATTTACCGCTTCAGGATGGACTGCAACCAATCAGTTCCCGGGCCAAACTAATGGAAACTACACCGTCAATATAAATGACACCCATACGATAACGGTAGGAAATTATACTAACGGTAATAACAGCGGCCCAACTTTGACCAAATCTTACAACATTGGAAACTTGAACATTTTAGGGCAACTTACCTTAAATATTAATTTAGAATTAAATAATACAAGTCATCTTACCCTTGATGCTGGAACGGTACTTTGGAACCAAAATAATGTTTACTTAAAACTAAAACAAAACGCAGAGGTAAAAATCATAAATACTGGAAATAACACCTGCACCAGTAGTAATGGGATAAATGGCTTTGGGTTCATTGGAGGAAACTGTTCCAACCAAACATCATTAATAATAGGGTCAATAACCTATACGAATTGTGCAGGCAGTGGTAATTCTATAGCGGGCACTTTTTGTGATGTAAATCAAGCAGGTGGCACTATGGATGCCACTCCCGTAGCATCTTCTACAAGCATTTGTTACAATGCTAATATTAATAACAGCGTTACCCTTACCGCGAACAGTAACAGTAATATTTCTGAGCCCAAAACATACACTTGGTACTTAGATAGTTTCCCATCAAATTTTTCTGGCTTTTCATCTCAAAATAGCCAGACACTAACCATAAACAATTTAATTCCAGGAACCTACACCTTTAGATTAAAAATAAGCATCACAAAATCTGGAATTACTTACAGTGCTGAAGGGCAGGTTACAATAACCGTTTATCAACCCATCACTCCTGGAAAACTCAATGATATAAATTACTGCAGCAAATACAGCTCTATAAAAACACTTACTTTATCTGAATATTATGGAAATATCATTAAGTGGCAAACCTCCACTGATAAAAATTTTCTAAACAATGTAAATGATATATCAAATAACACCAACACTCTTACTATAGATAATATTACAGACCAAGAGCAATATTATAGAGCTGTTCTAACCAATGGAAGCTGCTCCGGATACTCTGCTGTTGCCACTGTTAAAAATACCTTTACTACATACAATGGTAATTGGAGTAATGGCTTACCAGACCTCACAAAAAAAGCAATATTTTTTAATAGCTACACCTTGGCATCGGATTTAAACGCTTGCTCCATAGAAATAAAAAACAATGCAGAAATTACCATACCAACAGGTAAAAACCTAACCATAGATGGAGAAATCGAATTAAATTCTGGGAATATAATAGTAGAAACAGATGCCAATCTCATTCAGATTAATGAATATTCTAAAAATTTAGGCAACATTTTAGTCAAAAGAAAAGCAACACTCAAAAGATTGGACTACAACAATTGGAGCGCTCCTGTAAGCGGACAAAACCTGAGAAATTTCTCTTCAAACACACTAGAAAACAGATTCTATGTACATAATGAAAGCAATGGTTACTACGACGGCATATTTGTAAAAAACCTATATCCTAACAATAGTGTTAGCCTTACTCCTTTAGAAGATAAAAACACCTATATTTTCGAAAAAGGCAAAGGCTATGTTATTAGATCACCAAACAATTACACCACCAATTTTACAACTTTTGATTGGACTTTCACAGGAAACCCTAATAACGGAATCATTGAAGTTCCTATCCATAAAGACAATCAGGGACTTAATCTCATAGGAAACCCATATCCTTCTAATATAAGCTTTGAAGCTTTTTACCAAGAAAACAGCAATTTAATAGAGCCTATTGCCTATTTCTGGACAAATACTAACCCAAACCCAACCATGATGCAAGGTGCAAGTTATGACGGCTCAAATTATGCTATTAGAAATCTTACCGATGGAGTTCCTGCCTATAATCAAGATATTTCTGAAAGACCTACAGATGCAATTACCATTGGCCAAGGATTTATCATCAGAAAGACAAATTTGGGAAATTCTAATTTAACATTTAACAATCGCATGAGAACCCCAAATAAGGGCAGATTCTTTAATGCAAGAACCATGAACGTTGAATCACATAAATATTGGCTCAAATTAATTACGCCTGCTAAAAATTTCAATACTATATTAATTGGATACGTAAAAGGAGCTACAAACGGCATAGACAAAGGATATGACACAGAAGGCATTCAAAAATCTTCTGATATGTTTTACTCTGTACTGGAGGACAAAAAACTTTTAATACAAGGATTGTCAAATACCTTTAGCACGAATGATAAAATTCAATTAGGCGGTATATTTTATGAGCCTGGTAATTATGAAATTTCTTTGGCACAAGTGGAAGGCGTTTTTAAAAATAATCAAAAAATATATTTAAAAGACAAACAAACAAATACTGTCGCTAATCTTTCTGAAAGTTCTTACAAATTTTATTCAAAATCAGGAGAAATTAATGACCGATTCGAAATTGTCTATAAAACAGACGGAACATTAAGTTCCGTAGATATAAATTCAAATAGAAATACTCTTATTTACGAACAATTAGAAGATATAATCATAGAAAATAAAGCAGAAAAAATAATTTCTTACCAAGTTTTTGACGCTTCTGGAAAACTGTTGTACAGCACAAAATTAAACCAGAACAAAGCAGCTATAAACAAAAATAGATTCCAAAAAGGAGTAGTGTTTTTCAGTGTAAAATTGAATGACAAGACCTTCACAAAATCCTTTTTAATTAAATAA
- a CDS encoding DUF6702 family protein: MKKIFLLFTFLLAFLVSAKPIHPYHVGSVEINYNTKTKTFEISAKFFLDDLENSLNAKYNKTLHFGEEKSKAGLDQALENYFAEYFKLKSNNKFLKINYLGFEEDKESVNVYLESEATEMPKKVETAVSLLYSFFDDQMNIVHIIVNGERKSSKLNYPDRYLYQMF; the protein is encoded by the coding sequence ATGAAAAAAATCTTCTTACTTTTTACTTTTTTACTGGCTTTTTTAGTTTCAGCAAAACCTATTCATCCTTATCACGTAGGTTCGGTGGAAATTAATTATAATACAAAAACCAAAACTTTTGAGATTTCTGCCAAATTTTTCTTAGACGATTTAGAAAATAGTCTTAATGCCAAGTATAATAAAACGTTACATTTTGGTGAGGAAAAAAGTAAAGCAGGATTAGACCAAGCTCTAGAAAATTATTTTGCAGAATATTTTAAATTGAAATCAAATAATAAATTTCTAAAAATCAATTATTTAGGTTTTGAAGAAGATAAAGAATCTGTCAATGTTTATCTAGAATCTGAAGCGACAGAAATGCCAAAAAAAGTAGAAACGGCAGTGAGTCTATTGTACAGTTTTTTTGATGATCAAATGAATATTGTACACATTATTGTAAATGGCGAAAGAAAAAGTTCTAAACTAAACTATCCGGATCGATATCTGTATCAGATGTTTTAA